The Mesobacillus jeotgali genome window below encodes:
- the buk gene encoding butyrate kinase: MQQTEHRILVINPGSTSTKIGVFDNEVSVFEKTIRHDSTVINSYETIIDQYEFRKNTILETLDTEGINISKLSAVCGRGGLLRPIEGGTYAVNNNMLADLRAGYSGQHASNLGGILAYEIASGLNIPSFIVDPVVVDELDPVARVSGFSLIERKSIFHALNQKAVARRVSKELGKKYEELNLIITHLGGGITVGAHKMGRVVDVNNGLHGDGPFSPERAGTVPAGDLVELCFSGDYFREEIMKKLVGQGGLVGYLGTNDAVKVEKMIKQGNKNAKLVYDAMAYQVAKEIGSASAVLAGKVDAIVLTGGLAYGKEFVQAISERINWIADVIVHPGENELQALAEGALRILRGEEEVKEYPGR, from the coding sequence GTGCAACAAACAGAACATCGGATTCTAGTCATCAATCCAGGATCTACATCAACGAAAATTGGAGTCTTTGACAATGAGGTTTCGGTTTTTGAAAAAACGATCCGTCATGATTCAACTGTCATCAACTCCTACGAAACCATCATCGACCAATACGAATTCAGGAAGAATACGATACTTGAAACGCTTGATACAGAAGGGATCAACATTTCAAAATTAAGTGCTGTTTGTGGGCGCGGCGGGCTTTTGCGGCCTATCGAGGGCGGAACATATGCAGTGAACAATAATATGCTCGCAGACTTGCGTGCAGGTTATTCTGGCCAGCATGCTTCAAACCTGGGAGGTATTCTTGCATATGAAATCGCCTCAGGTTTAAACATTCCTTCCTTTATTGTCGACCCAGTCGTGGTGGATGAGCTTGATCCCGTTGCCCGGGTATCAGGATTCTCACTTATTGAACGAAAAAGCATTTTCCATGCATTGAACCAAAAAGCTGTTGCGCGCAGGGTTTCAAAAGAGCTCGGCAAGAAATATGAAGAGCTGAACCTGATCATTACTCATCTTGGAGGCGGGATCACTGTAGGCGCCCACAAAATGGGAAGGGTTGTCGATGTGAATAACGGCTTGCATGGTGATGGTCCTTTCAGCCCGGAACGTGCAGGGACAGTACCGGCAGGCGACCTTGTGGAACTATGTTTTTCTGGTGATTACTTCCGGGAAGAAATCATGAAGAAACTCGTCGGACAGGGTGGCCTTGTTGGATACCTTGGAACGAATGATGCAGTGAAGGTCGAAAAAATGATCAAACAGGGAAATAAGAATGCAAAGCTTGTTTATGATGCGATGGCTTACCAGGTAGCAAAGGAAATCGGTTCTGCAAGTGCCGTCCTTGCTGGGAAAGTTGATGCGATTGTCCTTACAGGCGGTCTTGCGTATGGAAAAGAGTTCGTCCAGGCAATCTCTGAAAGAATCAACTGGATTGCGGATGTCATTGTCCACCCTGGTGAGAACGAACTGCAGGCACTCGCCGAAGGAGCTCTTCGCATTCTTCGCGGCGAAGAAGAAGTAAAAGAATATCCAGGCAGGTAG